From a single Opisthocomus hoazin isolate bOpiHoa1 chromosome 6, bOpiHoa1.hap1, whole genome shotgun sequence genomic region:
- the SMC3 gene encoding structural maintenance of chromosomes protein 3 gives MYIKQVIIQGFRSYRDQTIVDPFSSKHNVIVGRNGSGKSNFFYAIQFVLSDEFSHLRPEQRLALLHEGTGPRVISAFVEIIFDNSDNRLPIDKEEVSLRRVIGAKKDQYFLDKKMVTKNDVMNLLESAGFSRSNPYYIVKQGKINQMATAPDSQRLKLLREVAGTRVYDERKEESISLMKETEGKREKINELLKYIEERLHTLEEEKEELAQYQKWDKMRRALEYTIYNQELNETRAKLDELSAKRETSGEKSRQLRDAQQDARDKMEEIERQVRELKTKISAMKEEKEQLSAERQEQIKQRTKLELKAKDLQDELAGNSEQRKRLLKERQKLLEKIEEKQKELAETEPKFNSVKEKEERGIARLAQATQERTDLYAKQGRGSQFTSKEERDKWIKKELKSLDQAINDKKRQIAAIHKDLEDTEANKEKNLEQYSKLDQDLNEVKARVEELDRKYYEVKNKKDELQSERNYLWREENAEQQALAAKREDLEKKQQLLRAATGKAILNGIDSINKVLEHFRRKGINQHVLNGYHGIVMNNFECEPAFYTCVEVTAGNRLFYHIVDSDEVSTKILMEFNKMNLPGEVTFLPLNKLDVRDTAYPETNDAIPMISKLRYNPRFDKAFKHVFGKTLICRSMEVSTQLARAFTMDCITLEGDQVSHRGALTGGYYDTRKSRLELQKDVRKAEEELGELEAKLNENLRRNIERINNEIDQLMNQMQQIETQQRKFKASRDSILSEMKMLKEKRQQSEKTFMPKQRSLQSLEASLHAMESTRESLKAELGTDLLSQLSLEDQKRVDALNDEIRQLQQENRQLLNERIKLEGIITRVETYLNENLRKRLDQVEQELNELRETEGGTVLTATTSELEAINKRVKDTLARSDDLDNSIDKTEAGIKELQKSMERWKNMEKEHMDAINHDTKELEKMTNRQGMLLKKKEECMKKIRELGSLPQEAFEKYQTLSLKQLFRKLEQCNTELKKYSHVNKKALDQFVNFSEQKEKLIKRQEELDRGYKSIMELMNVLELRKYEAIQLTFKQVSKNFSEVFQKLVPGGKATLVMKKGDVEGNQSQDEGEGSTESERGSGSQSSVPSVDQFTGVGIRVSFTGKQGEMREMQQLSGGQKSLVALALIFAIQKCDPAPFYLFDEIDQALDAQHRKAVSDMIMELAEHAQFITTTFRPELLESADKFYGVKFRNKVSHIDVITAEMAKDFVEDDTTHG, from the exons TGGGAAGAAATGGATCTGGAAAAAGCAACTTCTTTTATG CAATTCAGTTTGTCCTCAGTGATGAGTTCAGTCATCTTCGCCCAGAGCAGAGACTGGCTTTGTTGCAT GAAGGTACAGGTCCTCGTGTCATTTCAGCGTTTGTGGAAATTATTTTTGACAATTCGGACAACAGGTTACCG aTTGATAAAGAGGAAGTCTCACTTCGCAGAGTCATTGGAGCCAAGAAGGACCAATATTTCTTAGACAAGAAAATGGTGAC GAAAAATGATGTGATGAATCTTCTTGAAAGTGCTGGATTTTCTCGCAGTAATCCCTACTATATTGTCAAGCAAGGAAAG ATCAACCAGATGGCCACAGCTCCTGACTCTCAAAGGCTGAAATTACTAAGAGAAGTAGCTGGTACCAGAGTCTATGATGAACGTAAAGAGGAGAGTATTTCACTAATGAAAGAAACAG AGGGCAAGCGAGAGAAGATCAATGAGTTGTTGAAATACATTGAAGAACGACTGCATACcctagaagaggagaaagaagagctgGCTCAGTACCAGAAATGGGATAAAATGAGAAGAGCGTTAGAATACACCATTTATAATCAGGAGCTTAATGAAACCCGAGCTAAGCTTGACGAG CTTTCTGCCAAACGAGAGACAAGTGGAGAGAAATCCAGGCAGCTGAGAGATGCACAGCAAGATGCTAGAGATAAAATGGAG GAAATAGAACGGCAAGTTCGAGAACTGAAGACAAAGATTTCAGCaatgaaagaagagaaggaacaACTTAGTGCTGAAAGACAGGAGCAGATTAAACAGAGGACTAAATTAGAGCTGAAGGCTAAAGACTTGCAGGATGAATTAGCTGGCAACAGTGAACAAAGG AAAAGACTGTTAAAAGAGAGGCAAAAGCTTCTTGAGAAAATtgaggagaagcagaaagaatTAGCAGAAACGGAGCCGAAATTCAacagtgtaaaagaaaaagaagagaggggaATTGCTAG ACTTGCACAGGCTACACAGGAAAGAACAGATCTTTACGCAAAACAAGGTCGAGGAAGCCAGTTCACTTCCAAAGAAGAAAGGGATAAGTGGATAAAGAAAGAACTGAAGTCTTTAGATCAAGCTATCAATGACAAGAAGCGGCAGATTGCAGCTATACACAAGGATTTAGAGGATACAGAGGCGAACAAGGAGAAAAATTTGGAACAGTACAGT AAACTGGACCAGGATCTTAATGAAGTGAAGGCTCGTGTTGAAGAACTGGACAGAAAATACtatgaagtgaaaaataaaaaggatgaaCTACAGAGCGAAAGAAA ttaCCTGTGGAGAGAAGAGAATGCAGAACAACAAGCTCTCGCTGCAAAGCGGGAAGatttagaaaagaaacagcagcttctCAGGGCAGCAACCGGAAAG GCCATTTTGAATGGTATAGACAGCATAAACAAAGTTCTGGAGCACTTCCGTCGAAAAGGTATAAACCAGCATGTTCTAAATGGCTATCATGGCATTGTGATGAATAACTTTGAGTGTGAACCAGCTTTCTACACCTGTGTGGAAGTTACTGCAGGGAACAG GTTGTTTTATCACATTGTGGATTCTGATGAGGTCAGTACAAAGATCCTAATGGAATTTAACAAAATGAACCTTCCTGGAGAAGTTACTTTCCTCCCTCTGAACAAGCTGGATGTTAGAGATACTGCTTATCCTGAGACTAAT GATGCTATTCCTATGATCAGTAAACTGAGATACAATCCAAGATTTGACAAAGCATTCAAACACGTTTTTGGAAAGACTCTAATTTGTCGTAGCATGGAGGTGTCTACCCAGTTGGCCAGAGCTTTCACTATGGATTGTATTACTCTGGAAG GTGATCAAGTCAGCCATCGTGGTGCTTTGACTGGAGGTTATTACGATACAAGGAAATCTCGGCTTGAATTGCAAAAAGAtgtcagaaaagcagaagaggaacTTGGTGAACTTGAAGCAAAACTCAATGAAAACTTACGCAGAAACATTGAAA GGATTAATAATGAGATTGACCAGCTAATGAACCAAATGCAGCAAATTGAGACACAGCAGAGAAAGTTCAAAGCCTCTCGAGACAGTATCTTGTCAGAGATGAAAATGCTGAAGGAGAAAAGGCAGCAGTCTGAAAAGACATTTATGCCTAAG CAACGCAGTTTGCAGAGCCTGGAGGCAAGTTTACATGCTATGGAGTCCACTAGAGAATCGTTAAAAGCAGAACTGGGGACTGATTTGTTGTCTCAGCTCAGTCTTGAAGATCAGAAACGTGTGGATGCTCTTAATGATGAAATTCGACAACTACAGCAA GAaaacagacagcttttgaatgagAGGATTAAACTAGAAGGCATTATCACAAGAGTTGAAACATATCTCAATGAGAATCTGAGAAAACGATTAGACCAAGTGGAACAA GAACTGAATGAGCTTCGAGAAACAGAAGGTGGGACAGTTCTTACTGCCACAACATCAGAACTTGAGGCTATCAACAAACGAGTGAAAGATACGCTGGCACGGTCAGATG ATCTGGATAATTCTattgacaaaacggaagcaggaaTTAAAGAGCTTCAAAAGAGCATGGAACGCTGGAAGAACATGGAAAAGGAGCACATGGATGCCATTAACCACGATACAAAAGAACTTGAAAAAATGACTAACAGACAAGGCATGCTTCTCAAGAAGAAAGAGGAATGTATGAAGAAAATCCGAGAGTTGGGCTCACTTCCCCAGGAGGCTTTTGAAAAGTATCAGACTTTAAGCTTAAAGCAG TTATTCCGCAAACTGGAGCAGTGCAATACAGAGCTGAAGAAATACAGTCACGTTAATAAAAAAGCTTTAGATCAGTTTGTGAATTtctcagagcagaaggaaaaattgATAAAAAGACAAGAAGAACTGGATAGGGGCTACAAATCTATCATGGAGCTGATGAATGTCCTTGAACTCAGGAAATATGAGGCTATTCAGCTGACTTTCAAACAG GTGtcaaaaaatttcagtgaagtaTTCCAGAAGTTAGTCCCTGGTGGCAAGGCCACGTTAGTGATGAAGAAGGGAGATGTGGAGGGCAACCAGTCCCAGGATGAAGGTGaaggcagcaccgagagtgaaaGAGGATCTGGATCTCAGAGCAGTGTTCCATCTGTAGACCAGTTCACTGGAGTTGGCATAAgg GTATCGTTCACAGGGAAGCAGGGCGAAATGAGAGAGATGCAGCAACTGTCAGGTGGACAGAAATCCTTAGTGGCCCTAGCCCTGATATTTGCTATCCAGAAATGTGATCCAGCTCCATTTTACTTGTTTGATGAAATCGACCAAGCCTTGGAtgctcagcacagaaaagctGTTTCAG